In the Nitrospirota bacterium genome, one interval contains:
- a CDS encoding type II toxin-antitoxin system ParD family antitoxin: MNISLTPQLEKLVKNKVESGHYGSASEVMREALRLLAERDHRQSVRIEELRAEIKKGLDSGEPTPLNIKAIKAQGRKRLNAQKN, encoded by the coding sequence ATGAACATTTCACTTACACCACAACTTGAAAAGCTCGTAAAAAATAAGGTCGAGAGCGGTCATTATGGTTCCGCAAGCGAGGTTATGCGAGAAGCTTTACGCCTTCTTGCGGAGCGTGACCACAGACAATCTGTGCGTATCGAAGAACTTAGGGCCGAAATAAAAAAAGGGTTGGATAGCGGCGAACCGACTCCTTTAAATATTAAGGCTATTAAGGCACAAGGCCGTAAACGGCTCAATGCACAGAAAAATTAG
- a CDS encoding BrnA antitoxin family protein, with amino-acid sequence MRKEYDFSKATKNPYASRLKRQVTLRMDEGTISYFKNLAQEIGVPYQTLINLYLRDCAAAHKKLALHWKTA; translated from the coding sequence ATGAGAAAAGAATACGATTTTTCCAAGGCAACCAAAAACCCCTATGCCAGCAGGCTCAAGCGTCAGGTAACTCTCAGGATGGATGAAGGCACTATCAGCTACTTTAAGAATCTTGCGCAGGAGATTGGAGTCCCATACCAGACGCTGATCAATCTTTATCTGAGAGATTGTGCTGCGGCTCATAAGAAACTGGCCCTTCACTGGAAGACCGCATAA
- a CDS encoding BrnT family toxin: MDHIRFDWDKEKNLSNQKKHGISFEEAQSVFVDENALMIHDPDHSDEEDRFILLGLSSSIRLMVVCHCYRENDEVIRIISARKATRTEQKRYWER; this comes from the coding sequence ATGGATCACATCAGATTCGACTGGGACAAAGAAAAGAACCTATCGAACCAGAAAAAGCACGGGATTTCTTTTGAAGAGGCCCAGTCTGTGTTCGTCGATGAAAATGCCTTGATGATACATGATCCTGACCATTCAGACGAAGAAGATCGGTTCATTCTTCTTGGGTTAAGCTCCTCTATTCGTCTGATGGTTGTTTGCCATTGTTATCGGGAAAACGATGAAGTTATTAGAATCATCTCTGCTCGGAAGGCAACTCGTACAGAACAAAAACGTTATTGGGAAAGGTGA
- a CDS encoding cysteine--tRNA ligase — MRKDFKTVFDMDPAAKNRLEVILAYPGFQAIVLHRLNHKLWNAGVPVLPRLLANIGRILTGIDIHPGANIAGGFFIDHGMGVVIGETSEIGENVLLYQGVTLGGTGKEKGKRHPTLGNNVVVGAGAKILGAIIIGGHVKIGANSVVLHSVPENSIVVGVPGRVIKRRVVKILDEGPVEMLDHVHLPDPVEERFGEMKEYIAALENRINKLEGKGEMLKVYNTMSGEKENFLPIDPNNVRMYVCGITAYDVCHLGHARSAIVFDIIKRYLRYRGYKVTHVRNITDIDDKIIKRANEEGISTEAVAKKYTDEYYTDMELLGVSRADIEPNATDHIKEMIETISGLIDKGYAYAVDGDVYFEVAKFEGYGKLSKKNVDDLMAGARVDVDERKKSPLDFALWKSSKPNEPWWESPWGKGRPGWHIECTAMSSKYLGESFDIHGGGADLTFPHHENEIAQSEAYTGKPFVKYWMHNGFITLAKEKMSKSLGNFFTIKEILAKYDPEVVRTFLLSAHYRSPIEFSDVHLNEAESYIDRYYTTATRIADFIKNAVEKEKPASSKELEALLSSFKDKFQSSMDDDFNTASSLGHIFELIREVNKFLDAKPSGQKANDLVQRTRGLLAEAGGILNIFNRTSEEWYRSLIKVKGITLTEEKIQGMISARQEARANKDWKTSDNIRDGLLEQGIILEDKADGTGWKVKVG, encoded by the coding sequence GTGCGTAAGGACTTTAAGACGGTCTTTGATATGGATCCGGCGGCAAAGAACCGGCTTGAGGTGATCCTTGCTTATCCCGGTTTTCAGGCGATAGTTTTGCATAGGTTGAATCATAAACTCTGGAATGCCGGAGTGCCTGTGCTCCCCCGCCTTCTGGCAAATATTGGAAGGATACTTACAGGGATCGATATACACCCCGGAGCAAATATCGCCGGCGGATTTTTTATTGACCACGGCATGGGAGTTGTCATCGGCGAGACATCAGAGATCGGCGAGAATGTGCTCTTATATCAGGGCGTGACGCTCGGCGGCACAGGCAAGGAGAAAGGCAAGAGGCATCCGACATTGGGCAACAATGTTGTCGTCGGCGCAGGGGCAAAGATATTAGGCGCGATAATCATAGGCGGCCATGTAAAGATAGGCGCCAACTCTGTTGTGCTTCACTCTGTGCCTGAAAACTCTATCGTGGTCGGAGTTCCGGGCAGGGTGATAAAGAGGCGGGTCGTTAAGATACTTGATGAAGGGCCTGTTGAGATGCTTGACCATGTGCACCTGCCTGATCCTGTTGAAGAGAGGTTCGGGGAGATGAAGGAATATATTGCCGCGCTTGAGAACAGAATAAACAAACTGGAAGGTAAAGGTGAAATGTTAAAGGTATATAACACAATGAGCGGAGAGAAGGAGAATTTCCTTCCAATTGACCCCAATAACGTGAGGATGTATGTATGCGGCATAACGGCATATGACGTATGCCATCTGGGACACGCCAGAAGCGCTATAGTATTTGACATCATCAAGAGATACCTGAGATACAGGGGATATAAGGTGACCCACGTCAGGAACATAACCGACATTGATGACAAGATAATAAAGAGGGCGAATGAGGAAGGCATATCTACAGAAGCTGTGGCTAAAAAATATACCGACGAATACTACACTGATATGGAGCTTCTCGGTGTAAGCAGGGCTGACATCGAGCCGAACGCCACAGACCATATCAAAGAGATGATCGAGACGATCAGCGGGCTTATTGATAAAGGCTACGCGTATGCGGTTGACGGAGACGTTTACTTTGAGGTCGCAAAGTTTGAAGGATACGGCAAGCTTTCAAAGAAGAATGTTGACGACCTGATGGCAGGCGCGCGTGTTGACGTTGATGAGAGAAAGAAGAGCCCGCTTGATTTTGCGCTCTGGAAATCATCAAAACCAAACGAGCCGTGGTGGGAGAGCCCGTGGGGCAAAGGCAGGCCCGGATGGCATATCGAATGCACCGCTATGTCGTCGAAATATTTAGGCGAAAGCTTTGACATACACGGCGGCGGGGCTGACCTGACATTCCCGCATCATGAGAATGAGATCGCGCAGAGCGAGGCGTACACAGGCAAGCCGTTCGTGAAATACTGGATGCACAACGGCTTCATCACCCTTGCGAAAGAGAAGATGTCCAAGTCACTCGGCAACTTCTTCACCATCAAGGAGATACTCGCAAAGTATGACCCTGAAGTGGTCAGGACATTTCTGCTCTCAGCCCACTACAGGAGCCCCATAGAATTTTCAGATGTACATCTTAATGAGGCTGAGTCGTACATAGACAGGTATTACACAACTGCCACAAGGATCGCTGATTTTATAAAAAATGCAGTGGAGAAAGAGAAGCCCGCATCATCAAAAGAACTGGAAGCGCTGCTCTCTTCTTTTAAAGATAAATTTCAGAGCTCGATGGATGATGATTTCAACACCGCATCGTCATTGGGGCATATATTTGAACTTATAAGAGAGGTGAATAAATTCCTTGACGCAAAACCGTCCGGGCAAAAGGCAAATGATCTTGTGCAGAGAACGCGCGGCCTCCTTGCCGAGGCAGGCGGCATATTGAATATCTTTAACAGGACATCTGAGGAATGGTACAGGTCTTTAATAAAGGTCAAAGGGATAACGCTGACCGAAGAGAAGATCCAGGGGATGATATCCGCGAGGCAGGAGGCAAGGGCTAATAAAGACTGGAAGACATCGGATAATATACGGGACGGCCTTCTCGAACAGGGGATCATACTTGAGGACAAGGCAGACGGCACAGGCTGGAAGGTAAAGGTCGGATAG
- a CDS encoding DoxX family protein: MFRRFFSTENDISLFFMRLLLGLVILPHGAQKLIGLFDGLGYYATIAFFTGKMGLPYWVAVLVITGESLGSIFLIIGFMTRLAALGTLCIMTGCIYLIHLENGFFMNWSGKQSGEGFEYHLLAIAIALALMIKGGGKWSIDLSLSGGKSKK, translated from the coding sequence ATGTTTAGAAGATTCTTCAGCACAGAGAATGACATTTCACTCTTTTTCATGAGGCTGCTTCTCGGTTTAGTGATACTCCCTCACGGCGCGCAGAAGCTTATCGGCCTCTTTGACGGCCTGGGATATTACGCGACCATCGCCTTCTTTACAGGCAAGATGGGCCTGCCGTATTGGGTGGCAGTGCTTGTGATAACCGGCGAATCTCTCGGCTCTATATTTCTCATCATAGGTTTCATGACGAGGCTGGCTGCGCTCGGCACTCTCTGCATAATGACAGGCTGCATATATCTGATACACCTTGAGAACGGGTTCTTCATGAACTGGTCAGGAAAGCAGAGCGGCGAGGGTTTTGAATATCATCTGCTTGCTATCGCGATAGCCCTTGCCCTGATGATAAAAGGCGGCGGAAAGTGGTCCATAGACCTCTCGCTATCCGGCGGCAAGTCAAAGAAATAA
- the rhlP gene encoding rhombotarget lipoprotein (RhlP (RHombo-target LipoProtein) is a family of predicted lipoproteins that, in general, co-occurs with a form of rhombosortase, and that has an apparent cleavage site for that enzyme, a GlyGly motif, near the C-terminus.) produces the protein MKKYGLVLFALIGCVALIGCAAQRKNHHSSSAFQYLYPDKEGYIDTPGIPLLSLPLRVGIAFVPETTDSYNSLTEQDKMDLMKEVSMHFKKYDFVKSIELIPSAYLAEKGSFANLDQIRTMYGVDVIALLSYDQTQFTDQGIASITYWTIVGAYIVPGEKNATHTMVDASIYDIKSRKMLFRAPGINYKKSNATPVNLTEQLRTDRVLGFQEASKDLIINLDVQLGLLKEKIKESPEDYKIEHKPGYTGGGSLDAYFLIFVFVSGGYWLWQKRKA, from the coding sequence TTGAAGAAGTATGGTTTAGTTTTGTTTGCATTAATAGGATGTGTTGCATTAATCGGTTGTGCTGCCCAGAGAAAAAATCACCATAGTAGCAGTGCTTTTCAATATCTATATCCGGATAAGGAGGGATATATCGACACCCCGGGCATTCCATTATTATCACTGCCGTTACGAGTCGGCATTGCCTTTGTTCCTGAGACAACAGATTCCTATAATTCCCTGACGGAGCAGGATAAAATGGATTTAATGAAGGAAGTCAGCATGCATTTCAAGAAGTATGATTTTGTGAAATCCATTGAGTTGATTCCGTCCGCTTATCTGGCTGAAAAAGGAAGTTTTGCTAATTTAGACCAAATCCGCACAATGTATGGGGTCGATGTTATCGCATTGCTTTCATACGATCAAACTCAATTTACGGATCAGGGAATAGCATCCATAACATATTGGACAATTGTTGGCGCTTATATAGTTCCAGGAGAAAAGAATGCTACCCACACTATGGTTGATGCATCAATTTATGATATAAAAAGCCGCAAAATGCTTTTCCGGGCTCCAGGCATTAATTATAAAAAAAGTAATGCAACACCTGTTAATCTGACAGAACAATTGAGAACGGACAGGGTGTTGGGTTTTCAGGAAGCGAGTAAAGACCTCATAATAAACCTCGATGTACAGTTAGGGTTGCTTAAGGAAAAAATAAAAGAATCTCCTGAAGACTACAAAATAGAGCATAAGCCAGGATATACCGGAGGAGGCAGCCTTGATGCATATTTCTTAATATTTGTTTTTGTTTCAGGTGGATATTGGTTATGGCAGAAGAGAAAAGCATAG
- the rrtA gene encoding rhombosortase: MAEEKSIDLYLPFFTMMVLALCIIGSIMPGITSVLIYDRTAISEGELWRIVTSHFVHFNYIHLFYNLLVFGIAGWIIERRGYNHFKLLCVLSATFIGITLFIFQPGMMYYGGLSGVACGAIYYSALFGLREPTPWRNICLCIIVALPIKIALEIYYNSSLLPYGEKQTFVLIPISHLAGSIAAFLLFLAVRNKGIANQNVLKYLDTKNKLERA, encoded by the coding sequence ATGGCAGAAGAGAAAAGCATAGATTTATATTTGCCATTTTTTACAATGATGGTTCTTGCGTTATGCATTATAGGAAGTATAATGCCTGGCATAACGTCAGTATTGATATACGACCGGACGGCTATTTCTGAAGGTGAATTATGGCGTATCGTTACTTCTCACTTTGTTCATTTCAATTATATCCATTTATTCTACAATCTTCTGGTCTTTGGTATTGCCGGATGGATTATTGAGCGCCGAGGGTATAATCATTTCAAGCTGCTTTGTGTGTTGTCGGCAACTTTCATCGGGATAACGTTATTCATCTTTCAACCCGGCATGATGTATTACGGAGGGTTATCAGGGGTGGCATGTGGAGCTATTTACTATAGTGCACTCTTTGGCCTTCGTGAGCCAACTCCATGGCGCAATATATGTTTATGTATCATAGTAGCCCTCCCGATTAAGATTGCTTTAGAAATATACTATAATTCATCGCTTCTTCCCTATGGGGAGAAACAAACATTTGTTTTAATTCCAATCAGCCATCTTGCCGGAAGCATAGCGGCCTTTTTGCTTTTTCTTGCTGTCAGAAATAAAGGTATTGCAAACCAAAACGTATTGAAATATTTAGATACAAAAAACAAATTAGAAAGAGCATGA